One Microlunatus soli genomic window carries:
- a CDS encoding sigma-70 family RNA polymerase sigma factor yields the protein MVQQAQAGEPGAVEDLLAEVEPLVAHYCRTRLGGFSGGRESADDVIQESLLAVYNALPRYVDRGAPFAAWVYGICSRKVADAQRGAMRAPTPVAELPETIDTAPGPEDHLLNNSAIDQLRDLLQHLPERTRTVLMMRAEGISAESTGDRLGLSAGSVRVAYHRGLNRLRQLVAR from the coding sequence ATGGTGCAGCAGGCGCAGGCCGGTGAGCCGGGTGCCGTCGAAGATCTGCTGGCCGAGGTCGAACCCCTGGTCGCGCACTACTGTCGGACTCGGCTCGGAGGATTCTCCGGTGGCCGGGAGAGCGCCGACGACGTGATTCAGGAATCGCTGCTGGCGGTCTACAACGCGCTGCCCCGCTATGTCGATCGCGGTGCACCGTTCGCAGCCTGGGTGTACGGCATCTGCAGCCGCAAGGTGGCCGATGCGCAACGCGGTGCGATGCGGGCGCCGACCCCGGTCGCCGAGCTGCCGGAGACGATCGACACCGCGCCCGGACCGGAGGACCACCTGCTGAACAATTCCGCGATCGATCAACTGCGTGATCTGTTGCAGCATCTGCCCGAACGTACCCGCACAGTGCTGATGATGCGGGCCGAAGGGATCAGCGCGGAGAGCACCGGTGACCGACTCGGACTGTCGGCCGGCAGCGTACGGGTTGCCTATCACCGGGGCCTGAATCGGCTCCGCCAACTGGTGGCGCGTTAA
- a CDS encoding response regulator, with protein sequence MCDVDSDIRVAVIDDDAMARAGISMIVSSAPGIEVVGQADDGSGAVDLVARHAPDVVLMDIQMPGMDGLQATAALAALARPPRIIMITSFNLDEHVFDALAAGATGFLLKEASPTEIVDAVRVVAAGEAMLSPQATTHLIGHYVTKRRDPQRRAAKTRLGLLTERECEVLTSVAEGRSNSEIAGALFLSEATVKTHLTRMFTKLDVSNRVQLAIFAHRSGLVDW encoded by the coding sequence ATGTGCGATGTGGATTCAGACATCCGAGTTGCCGTCATCGACGACGACGCGATGGCGCGGGCGGGGATCTCGATGATCGTTTCGAGCGCGCCCGGCATCGAGGTGGTCGGTCAGGCCGATGACGGCAGCGGAGCGGTTGATCTTGTCGCCCGGCACGCTCCCGACGTCGTGCTGATGGACATCCAGATGCCCGGGATGGACGGACTGCAAGCGACGGCAGCGCTGGCCGCGCTGGCCCGGCCGCCGCGGATCATTATGATCACCAGCTTCAATCTCGACGAGCACGTGTTCGACGCACTGGCCGCCGGTGCCACCGGATTCCTGCTCAAGGAGGCTTCGCCGACCGAGATCGTGGACGCCGTCCGCGTCGTCGCTGCCGGTGAGGCGATGCTGTCGCCACAGGCGACAACACACCTGATCGGTCACTACGTGACCAAGCGTCGCGACCCGCAGCGGCGAGCAGCGAAGACGCGTCTCGGACTGCTCACCGAACGCGAGTGCGAGGTGCTGACCTCGGTCGCCGAGGGCCGCTCCAACAGCGAGATCGCCGGCGCCCTGTTCCTGAGTGAGGCGACGGTGAAGACCCACCTCACCCGGATGTTCACCAAGCTCGACGTCAGTAACCGGGTCCAGTTGGCCATCTTCGCCCACCGCAGCGGCCTGGTCGACTGGTGA
- a CDS encoding sensor histidine kinase, which yields MTNQVAGSRRSASARPRLFGVARRTGQVLVTILLITLCWFLSLWAFVAEGSVAGDQQAFGGGWRMIIGFPLALGAGVLLIWRARWPFVVTLVAAIPPICFVSDSAATLVALGWLAAANPPRLRLVIGAVVSFAATSLALWYDAQRIADFAPMQWLFGASAAPDHAVVPLPAVLVIALLLTAIPLGIGLLIGARRAVDRGAVRQQELQTEVTRREERGRIAREMHDVLGHRLSLLNLQAGALEVSADPQQAPEMAKLIRGTTTDALSDLRQVIGVLRDEPPSRPDRSEPDRLAPNRPGLAELPQLIEQSRRAGAGINVTVLLDQPAAAAADLGTAVYRVVQESITNALRHAPGLPLDVTVRGGPGIGVTVEAANPIAASSAGPSPGAGRGLTGMAERVTALGGRISSGPTDQGRFVVAAWLPWQE from the coding sequence GTGACCAACCAGGTGGCCGGCTCCCGCCGATCTGCAAGCGCCCGTCCGCGGCTCTTCGGCGTCGCTCGCCGTACCGGTCAGGTGTTGGTGACGATCCTGCTGATCACCCTGTGTTGGTTCCTCAGCCTGTGGGCGTTCGTCGCCGAAGGATCGGTGGCGGGTGACCAGCAGGCCTTCGGCGGCGGTTGGCGGATGATCATCGGATTTCCGCTCGCGTTGGGGGCCGGCGTGCTGCTGATCTGGCGAGCCCGGTGGCCGTTCGTCGTCACCCTGGTCGCCGCGATCCCGCCGATCTGTTTCGTCTCCGACTCCGCGGCCACCTTGGTCGCGCTGGGCTGGTTGGCAGCGGCGAACCCACCGCGACTGCGGCTGGTGATCGGAGCTGTGGTCAGCTTTGCTGCCACCTCCCTCGCGCTGTGGTACGACGCCCAGCGGATCGCCGACTTCGCCCCGATGCAGTGGCTGTTCGGTGCCAGCGCCGCACCCGACCACGCGGTGGTGCCGCTGCCGGCGGTGCTGGTGATCGCACTGCTGCTGACCGCGATCCCGCTCGGCATCGGTCTGCTGATCGGTGCCCGGCGTGCGGTCGATCGAGGGGCCGTCCGGCAACAGGAACTGCAGACCGAGGTCACTCGCCGGGAAGAACGCGGACGGATCGCCCGAGAGATGCACGACGTCCTCGGTCACCGGCTGTCGCTGCTCAACCTGCAAGCCGGTGCGCTGGAGGTCAGTGCCGATCCGCAGCAGGCCCCGGAGATGGCGAAGTTGATCAGAGGGACCACCACGGACGCGCTGAGTGATCTTCGTCAGGTGATCGGAGTGCTGCGCGACGAGCCGCCGTCGCGGCCCGATCGTTCCGAACCCGACCGACTCGCACCGAATCGTCCCGGACTGGCCGAACTGCCGCAGCTGATCGAACAGTCCCGACGGGCCGGAGCCGGCATCAACGTCACCGTCCTGCTGGACCAGCCGGCGGCGGCCGCCGCCGATCTCGGCACCGCGGTGTATCGGGTCGTGCAGGAGTCGATCACCAACGCGCTCCGGCATGCGCCGGGGCTACCGTTGGATGTCACGGTCCGCGGCGGTCCGGGCATCGGTGTCACCGTGGAGGCGGCGAACCCGATTGCCGCGTCGAGTGCCGGCCCATCGCCCGGCGCCGGCCGCGGATTGACCGGGATGGCCGAACGGGTGACGGCACTCGGCGGTCGGATCAGCTCCGGCCCGACCGATCAGGGGCGTTTCGTCGTTGCCGCCTGGTTGCCTTGGCAGGAATGA
- the groES gene encoding co-chaperone GroES: MAVTIKPLEDRILVEPLEAEQTTASGLVIPDTAKEKPQEGKVLATGPGRVDDNGNRVPLDVAENDVVIFSKYGGTEVRYDNKDLLLLNARDILAVVSK, from the coding sequence GTGGCAGTCACGATCAAGCCGCTCGAGGATCGCATCCTCGTTGAGCCGCTCGAGGCCGAGCAGACCACCGCTTCGGGCCTGGTCATTCCCGACACCGCCAAGGAGAAGCCGCAGGAGGGCAAGGTGCTCGCCACCGGTCCCGGACGCGTCGACGACAACGGCAATCGGGTCCCGCTCGACGTCGCCGAGAACGATGTCGTGATCTTCAGCAAGTACGGCGGCACCGAGGTCCGGTACGACAACAAGGACCTGCTGCTGCTGAACGCGCGGGACATCCTCGCCGTCGTCAGCAAGTGA
- a CDS encoding AraC family transcriptional regulator: MTSSGLADRPPRGILGLPGRLPYRVTRTAPSDRLSWCIDRFWTSEWELPPGRAVTARVLPHPTVNLTWERHPPSVGSGGPATTPRQLIITGVARGVFTRTLTGTDRAFGIKLRPGVARLLTDVAITELSGNGQPADAVWSAALRPTGRELQDALAAAPTDADRITAAESFFAAIDGPSERLTTVQHGVRALIGDPAVRRVTDVTTRLGVSERTLQRLFGEYLGLSPGWVLRRGRLHAAAERLIQLAAAAGAGSGRRAVLAEVAAEYGYADQAHLTGDFTKIIRMPPNSWLNTLIAEHAIG, from the coding sequence GTGACCAGTTCCGGGCTCGCCGACCGTCCGCCGCGGGGCATCCTCGGGTTGCCCGGACGACTGCCCTACCGCGTCACCCGGACCGCGCCGTCGGATCGGCTGTCGTGGTGCATCGACCGGTTCTGGACCTCGGAGTGGGAACTGCCCCCGGGACGAGCGGTGACCGCCCGCGTGTTGCCGCACCCGACGGTCAATCTCACCTGGGAGCGTCATCCGCCGTCGGTCGGCAGCGGCGGACCGGCGACGACTCCGCGGCAACTGATCATCACCGGAGTCGCGCGGGGTGTGTTCACCCGCACCCTGACCGGGACCGACCGGGCCTTCGGGATCAAGCTCCGACCCGGCGTCGCTCGGCTGTTGACCGACGTCGCGATCACCGAGCTGTCGGGCAACGGCCAGCCTGCCGACGCCGTGTGGTCGGCGGCGCTGCGGCCGACCGGCCGGGAATTGCAGGATGCGTTGGCCGCGGCGCCGACCGACGCCGATCGGATCACCGCTGCCGAGTCGTTCTTCGCCGCGATCGACGGCCCGTCGGAGCGGTTGACCACGGTCCAGCACGGAGTCCGTGCACTGATCGGCGATCCGGCCGTCCGCCGGGTGACCGATGTGACCACGCGGCTCGGAGTCAGCGAACGGACCCTGCAACGACTGTTCGGTGAGTATCTCGGTCTGTCACCGGGTTGGGTGCTGCGCCGGGGCCGGCTGCACGCCGCCGCCGAACGGCTGATCCAACTCGCGGCCGCTGCCGGAGCCGGATCCGGACGACGCGCGGTGCTCGCCGAAGTCGCCGCGGAGTACGGCTACGCCGATCAGGCCCATCTCACCGGCGACTTCACCAAGATCATCAGGATGCCGCCGAACAGCTGGCTGAACACGTTGATCGCCGAGCACGCGATCGGCTGA
- the groL gene encoding chaperonin GroEL (60 kDa chaperone family; promotes refolding of misfolded polypeptides especially under stressful conditions; forms two stacked rings of heptamers to form a barrel-shaped 14mer; ends can be capped by GroES; misfolded proteins enter the barrel where they are refolded when GroES binds), whose translation MPKILSFDEEARQALERGVDTLANTVKVTLGPKGRYVVIDKKWGAPTITNDGVTVAREVELDDPYENLGAQLAKEVATKTNDIAGDGTTTATVLAQAMVHEGLKSVAAGANPIALKRGIDAAVEKITERLAGDAREVQTTSDMASVATVSSRDEEIGSLIAEAFDKVGKDGVITVDESQTFGTELEFTEGMQFDKGYISQYFVTDGDRQEAVLEDPYILINQGKISSMNDLLPLLEKVIGVSGKLVIIAEDVDGEALSTLVVNKIKGTFTSVAVKAPAFGDRRKAMLEDIAILTGGTVVTPDVGLKLDQIGLEDLGRARRIVVTKDDTTIVDGAGNAEDVAGRVATLNAEIERTDSDWDREKLQERVAKLAGGVCVIKVGAATEVELKEKKHRIEDAVSATRAAIEEGIVAGGGAALVHAGAALEGGLGLSADEELGVGIVRRSVAEPLRWIAENGGQQGYVITSKVAELGPNEGYNAATGKYGDLIADGVIDPVKVTRSALANAASIASLLLTTETLVVDKPEEEDEPAGHSH comes from the coding sequence ATGCCCAAGATCCTCTCTTTCGATGAGGAAGCACGTCAGGCGTTGGAGCGGGGCGTCGACACCCTGGCCAACACCGTCAAGGTGACGCTCGGCCCGAAGGGCCGCTACGTCGTCATCGACAAGAAGTGGGGCGCACCGACCATCACCAACGACGGTGTCACCGTCGCCCGTGAGGTCGAGCTCGACGATCCGTACGAGAACCTCGGCGCGCAGCTGGCCAAGGAAGTCGCCACCAAGACCAACGACATCGCCGGTGACGGCACCACGACGGCAACCGTGCTGGCCCAGGCCATGGTGCACGAGGGCCTGAAGTCGGTCGCCGCCGGCGCCAACCCGATCGCCCTGAAGCGGGGCATCGACGCTGCGGTGGAGAAGATCACCGAGCGGCTCGCGGGCGATGCCCGTGAGGTGCAGACCACCTCCGACATGGCGTCCGTCGCCACTGTCTCGTCGCGCGACGAGGAGATCGGTTCGCTGATCGCCGAGGCGTTCGACAAGGTCGGCAAGGACGGCGTGATCACCGTCGACGAGTCGCAGACCTTCGGGACCGAGCTCGAATTCACCGAGGGCATGCAGTTCGACAAGGGCTACATCAGCCAGTACTTCGTCACTGACGGTGATCGTCAGGAAGCGGTGCTGGAGGATCCCTACATCCTGATCAACCAGGGCAAGATCAGCTCGATGAACGATCTGCTGCCGCTGTTGGAGAAGGTCATCGGTGTCTCCGGCAAGCTGGTGATCATCGCCGAGGACGTCGACGGCGAAGCACTCTCCACGCTGGTGGTCAACAAGATCAAGGGCACCTTCACCTCGGTCGCGGTCAAGGCTCCGGCCTTCGGCGATCGTCGCAAGGCCATGCTCGAGGACATCGCCATCCTCACCGGTGGCACCGTCGTCACTCCTGACGTCGGCCTCAAGCTGGATCAGATCGGCCTGGAGGATCTCGGCCGTGCGCGCCGGATCGTCGTCACCAAGGACGACACCACCATCGTCGACGGAGCCGGCAATGCCGAGGACGTCGCCGGTCGGGTGGCCACCCTGAATGCCGAGATCGAGCGGACCGACTCCGACTGGGATCGCGAGAAGCTGCAGGAGCGGGTGGCCAAGCTCGCCGGCGGCGTCTGCGTGATCAAGGTCGGCGCGGCCACCGAGGTCGAGCTCAAGGAGAAGAAGCACCGGATCGAGGACGCGGTCTCTGCGACCCGCGCCGCGATCGAGGAGGGGATCGTCGCCGGTGGCGGCGCCGCTCTGGTGCACGCCGGTGCGGCGTTGGAGGGCGGCCTCGGGCTGTCGGCCGACGAAGAGCTCGGTGTCGGCATCGTCCGTCGGTCGGTTGCCGAACCGCTGCGCTGGATCGCCGAGAACGGCGGTCAGCAGGGCTACGTGATCACCTCCAAGGTCGCCGAGCTGGGGCCGAACGAGGGCTACAACGCGGCCACCGGCAAGTACGGCGACCTGATCGCCGACGGCGTCATCGACCCGGTCAAGGTGACTCGGTCGGCGCTGGCCAATGCGGCCTCGATCGCCTCGCTGCTGCTCACCACCGAGACCCTGGTGGTGGACAAGCCGGAGGAAGAGGACGAGCCGGCGGGTCACAGCCACTGA
- a CDS encoding bifunctional o-acetylhomoserine/o-acetylserine sulfhydrylase, which yields MSEQWSFETKQIHAGQTADPTTGARALPIYQTTSYEFRDTQHAADLFGLVEPGNIYTRIMNPTQDVVEQRLAALEGGVGALLVASGQAATTGAITNVAEAGDHIVVSTSLYGGTDSLFRHTFPKLGIEVSFVAEPNDPQQWRDAARDNTKAFFAETIGNPRGDILDLEAIAPVAHEVGVPFIVDNTVATPYLLNPLKHGADTVVHSATKYIGGHGTAIAGVVIDGGSFDYAAHADKYPGFTQPDESYHGLVYAEALGPAAYITKLRVQYLRNVGPAIAPFNAFLLAQGLETLSLRVERHVDNAQRVAQWLAEREDVATVGYAALPTSPYRALAEKYTPRGPGAIVTFELPGGIEAGRRFIDALTLHSHVANIGDVRSLAIHPASTTHSQLSEQEQAGSGVTPGLVRLAVGLEGIDDILADLEAGLAAAKP from the coding sequence ATGAGCGAGCAATGGTCGTTCGAGACCAAGCAGATCCACGCCGGCCAGACGGCCGACCCCACCACCGGCGCCCGTGCTCTGCCGATCTACCAGACCACGTCGTACGAGTTCCGTGACACCCAGCATGCCGCGGACCTGTTCGGCCTGGTCGAGCCGGGCAACATCTACACCCGGATCATGAACCCGACCCAGGATGTCGTCGAGCAACGGCTCGCTGCACTGGAAGGAGGTGTCGGGGCATTGCTGGTGGCCTCCGGTCAGGCAGCGACCACCGGTGCGATCACCAACGTCGCCGAGGCCGGCGATCACATCGTCGTGTCGACCTCTCTCTACGGCGGCACCGACAGCCTGTTCCGGCACACCTTCCCGAAGTTGGGCATCGAGGTCAGCTTCGTCGCCGAACCGAACGACCCGCAGCAGTGGCGCGACGCGGCCCGGGACAACACCAAGGCGTTCTTCGCCGAGACGATCGGCAACCCGCGGGGCGACATCCTCGACCTGGAAGCGATCGCTCCGGTGGCGCACGAGGTTGGGGTGCCGTTCATCGTCGACAACACCGTCGCCACGCCGTACCTGTTGAACCCGCTGAAGCACGGCGCGGACACCGTGGTCCACTCGGCCACCAAGTACATCGGCGGCCACGGTACGGCGATCGCCGGCGTGGTGATCGACGGCGGCAGCTTCGACTACGCCGCCCATGCCGACAAATACCCGGGCTTCACCCAGCCCGACGAGAGCTACCACGGTCTGGTCTATGCCGAGGCGCTCGGCCCGGCTGCCTACATCACCAAGCTGCGGGTTCAGTACCTGCGCAACGTCGGTCCGGCGATCGCACCGTTCAACGCATTCCTGCTCGCCCAGGGGCTGGAGACCTTGAGCCTGCGGGTGGAGCGCCATGTCGACAACGCCCAGCGGGTCGCGCAGTGGCTCGCCGAGCGAGAGGACGTCGCGACCGTCGGCTATGCGGCGCTGCCGACCAGCCCGTACCGCGCCCTGGCGGAGAAGTACACGCCGCGTGGTCCCGGCGCGATCGTCACCTTCGAGCTGCCCGGTGGGATCGAGGCCGGACGACGGTTCATCGACGCCCTCACCCTGCACAGCCATGTCGCCAACATCGGCGACGTCCGCTCGCTGGCGATCCATCCGGCGTCGACCACCCACAGCCAGCTGTCGGAGCAGGAACAGGCCGGCAGTGGGGTGACGCCCGGCCTGGTGCGGTTGGCGGTGGGGCTCGAGGGTATCGACGACATCCTGGCCGACCTCGAGGCGGGACTGGCTGCCGCCAAACCGTGA
- a CDS encoding DUF4352 domain-containing protein, whose amino-acid sequence MVHQQPRQHDQQHQPGPQGYQQPGPPPPGYPQPGYQPAAPPKRNWFARHKIISTLLAIVGVIMIIGAIGNGSSDSAAPIDNAVVAGDGSVGTDTGEPAPQEADPDKSDQKDKSASTAGVGDTVRAGDLRLTVAEPSCGKKKVGSDYTEARAQGQFCIVTVDITNAGDSPVMITDSDFSLYDGQDREFATDSEAMIWNAESSDIWLEEINPGNKVSGDLIFDIPEDADAARLELASSDLFGEPAVIKL is encoded by the coding sequence ATGGTCCATCAGCAGCCGCGTCAGCACGATCAGCAGCACCAGCCCGGCCCTCAGGGCTACCAGCAGCCCGGTCCCCCGCCACCCGGCTACCCACAGCCCGGCTACCAGCCTGCCGCACCGCCGAAGCGGAACTGGTTCGCCCGCCACAAGATCATCAGTACCCTGCTCGCGATCGTCGGCGTGATCATGATCATCGGCGCGATCGGCAACGGTTCCTCCGATTCGGCCGCGCCGATCGACAATGCCGTGGTCGCCGGCGACGGCAGCGTCGGCACCGACACCGGTGAACCGGCTCCGCAGGAGGCCGACCCCGACAAGTCTGATCAGAAGGACAAGAGTGCGTCGACGGCCGGGGTCGGCGACACGGTCCGGGCCGGCGACCTCCGGCTGACGGTCGCCGAACCGTCCTGCGGCAAGAAGAAGGTCGGCAGCGACTACACCGAGGCCAGGGCGCAGGGCCAGTTCTGCATCGTCACCGTCGACATCACCAACGCCGGGGACAGCCCGGTGATGATCACCGACAGCGACTTCAGCCTGTACGACGGCCAGGACCGGGAGTTCGCCACCGACTCCGAGGCGATGATCTGGAACGCGGAGTCCTCCGACATCTGGCTGGAGGAGATCAACCCCGGCAACAAGGTGTCGGGGGATCTGATCTTCGACATCCCTGAGGACGCCGACGCCGCCCGGCTGGAGCTGGCCAGTTCGGACCTGTTCGGCGAACCGGCCGTGATCAAACTCTGA